Below is a window of Quercus robur chromosome 6, dhQueRobu3.1, whole genome shotgun sequence DNA.
TTTCCACTAGTTTCAAAGCTTCTTTCATCCGAAATCTCAATGCGTATGATTAACATACCTACTGACTTATTATGAGTGTAATATTGGGACCCTATATTACTCAATTATTGAAACATTTTCTTGCTTGAAATCATTCCTACGTTAGTTGGTTCTATAATCCGTTTATTCTGTGCATATCATGGCTAATCATGTTTTTGACATGTTGGTCCAGTGAGCACTATTTATTGGCCATTTCTAACCACCTGTAAGTGGTTGATCTAGtgctcaaaattaaaaaaacaagcaataataataataataataattaatttaggctatatgaaaataaataaatacaattctAAAGGAGTGGCATGTGGTTGAATCATTAAGCTCCTTTCAAGATCGAGCCCAGAAGCTTGGTGTTAAGATTTAGCCCATGATCAATTGGCGTCATCCTTTGTTGATATTTGGTCCTTCACAACCAGTTGCCATCATCGTCGAGAAGAGAAGCTTGAGATCGAGCTTTTCAGAGTGGTGGCCTCTAgccaatagagagagagagcaggaCATGTGACAACAACAGGCTTAGTTTTGACAATCTATCAAGAGAGaatttagtttacaaaaattaatgtCTTGAACtattattgaaaattaattGTAAATAATGATTTAacatacttataaaaaatataaaaagaattaatttagagtttcaattttggttGGTTTCTATTGACAAAATTTGTAAAGGCCTTCTTACAGGTGGGGGAAGAATACacaatttattagttttttttttttttttttttgggtgaaactAGTTAGTAATTTAGTTACGTACACTGTcatggaggttttttttttcctttgtaatgGACTaattgggggccttaggcatAGACCTAATTAGGCCCAAAGTTGGCCCAAGAGTTAATTATTTGGTCAGGTTGAGTGGATGGATAAAATTTTCACTAGATCATCTATCCACTTGACAAtctgagttttaaaaaaaaagataagccCATTAATCACCCATCCAACCCATCAAAAATCACCTGTGACCCCTTGGGTTGACtagtaaaaatatgaattttttatgtatatatattaaaaaaaaagtaaaatataatatgattttaaaaacaaaaaatccaccttcccaacccaatccaactcaattcattttctaaaaaaaccaACTCAATCCAACTTGACTTACTTAAATTGGGCCGAGTTAGTTTCTAGTTTCTACACGTGTAATTGGTTAGTTGGATAAGGTTGAAAATTTCTCAACACAACAATTTCAGATTGGGTAAATCTGaggacacaaatttttttacaattttgctatgctggcgacttatgaatagtaaaattataaattcatataggttcattattttattttcactgCTTACAAATTGCCACAtaacaaatttgtaataaaattgtgaaaaagtttgtgtgaCTCATCCTACTGCTTCATATTGGGTTGTAAAAATCTTTCAAAAGCTAGATTACAGTTCGCAAAAGAATATTAGGAAAAGCGCTGAGTTCCACGTGTCTCTGCTCATGGCGCGAAGCCTCCCAAATTCCGTGCACTCGTCGGTGATCGTACCACGAGCTCAACTCAATTCTTCCCCCACCCAACCTCAATTCTCAGCTCTGCATCATTTCTAaaatttccttttccttcttttgttttggaagataaaaagaaatgaCTTCTCTTGTTGCACACTATCTCCGGCGGcaaatttatcaaatttcaGTTCAAATAAACCACAGCAAAGCTAAAAACTGCTTGTATCCGAGTCGTAGAACTCGGTGGTTCAGTAGCGGCACTGAGTCGGCTGGGACCGAGTTCCTCGGAGACAACGCGTACGACCTCTTAGGAGTTTCACAGACCAGCTCATTCGCCGAAATCAAAGCCTCGTTTCACAAACTCGCTAAACAAACTCACCCGGACCTCTCTGAGTCGAAGAACGATTTCTCTGCTTCTCAGCGATTTGTGGAAATTCTCGCGGCCTATGAGGTGCTGTGCTCACTGCTCTACTATTCTAATCGCATTATTCCTATTTTTAATGCACCGAtcatatttgtttattatttgagTTTCTCTGTTACATGTAgctgaatttgaatttatcagAGTAAAATTGAACTATTTGAATTGTTTAATTTCTTGGCTTATGAAGTTGAAAATTGATTGACAAAGAGTAGTGCCTTATAGGTATCAAGGATTTTAGGGGACTGAATGTTCAGCTTGAAATTGGTGAACTCTAACATACATGAATGTTGCAATTTAGATAGCTTGTCTAATACAAATGCACTAGGAAACTAAAGTCAAAATGCATGTTAAGATTATGATTTGTGAGGAAACTCAAGTATCTTAATGTATTACGCACACACGAATACGTAACTCCCAAATTCACTAGAAAACTAAAGTCAAAATGCTGGTCGTAATGCAGTAGTACTAAACGAGGAAAATATTGTTCGAATCAACTATTCTTCAGAAATcaattattttactttatttatcaTTAGAGCTTGGCTGGGATTTCAATAAAACATCTAATGTTTGTGTTGTATTCAGTTATGACTTGATGCTAGATTGGTCTGTGAAACTTTGCCTTTTTTAAAATGCATTGTCATAACAGAATCGTGGTCTGGTGATTGATTTACATTACCTGCATCAATACAAGTACCTCAGTTCCAAGGATTCTGATTCTAATTCTTGGTGTGACACTGATATGTATTTATCTATTGTTTCATACAATGTGAGCCGGAATGAGATGCtggatttttattttccaaagatTTTTATTATGTCTGGTTTTTTGTCCCCTATTGgcttctgtatttttttatatagttgaaTGAATCTTCTTGTGATGGAATTCATTTTCATGTCAGTAAGATGTACATTTCTGTGGGCAACGGTACTGTGCTTATGTAGGTCGATGAACCTCTAAGCTAAAATACCCTTTATGCTGTAATGTGCATTTATAGTGGGTGATGGTAATGTTCAGTTTAGTGATATTCTTTAACATTACAGGGTATTCTGACTTCACAGAATAATCGATAATGGATTGCAGATTCTTTCGGATTCTGAGAAGAGGACCCATTATGACAGGTATCTGTTATCTCAGAGAAGGCCTATGCAGAAACATTCACAACAAGGAACAAGAATATCCACATATAAGCCCCATGATGTGACGACATTTAAGCAAATGGAAGTTGTTGAATGGTTAAGGTGGTATAGATTTGCTATAAATGATATAGTGTCAAATAAGAAGGTGGTTGTTGGAACAGGCTATTTTGATGAGCTTGAAAGGGATTTTTATTCTGCCATAAATGCAGCGTACTATGGCCCTGTAATTGATTCAATGGATCTTCTTCCTGACCGCTTTGAAGCTGAGGAGAGATCTGTTTATGAAACTCCTGAGGTTCTGCACTTGGTTTCAGGGCGTGATCTTTTTGGGATGGTCTGCTTGGTCAATAAACTTCCCAAATTATCTTTTTCCAGCAATGAAAAATTAACTTCATTTGCATCTATGGGTTCAGGCATGCATCCTACATTTGAGGATATGAGCATCCACATGAAATCGGATAATGTGGATGATTTTGGAACTCCCTTGATGGAATCTCAGAATGTTACAGATCACACATCAGATGCATATAAAGATCTAGAATTACATATATTTGGGAGGCTGGTTGCTGTGGCTACTAGACTCCCTCCTAAAAGCTATTGCAATGGGGTACAGAATGAAGATGCTCAAGACCAGATACATGTATTTCTTAGTTCACATGAAGATCCATCCATGCATATTTGTGAAGGGTCCTCTATAGATCAGTTTTCT
It encodes the following:
- the LOC126732866 gene encoding uncharacterized protein LOC126732866 produces the protein MTSLVAHYLRRQIYQISVQINHSKAKNCLYPSRRTRWFSSGTESAGTEFLGDNAYDLLGVSQTSSFAEIKASFHKLAKQTHPDLSESKNDFSASQRFVEILAAYEILSDSEKRTHYDRYLLSQRRPMQKHSQQGTRISTYKPHDVTTFKQMEVVEWLRWYRFAINDIVSNKKVVVGTGYFDELERDFYSAINAAYYGPVIDSMDLLPDRFEAEERSVYETPEVLHLVSGRDLFGMVCLVNKLPKLSFSSNEKLTSFASMGSGMHPTFEDMSIHMKSDNVDDFGTPLMESQNVTDHTSDAYKDLELHIFGRLVAVATRLPPKSYCNGVQNEDAQDQIHVFLSSHEDPSMHICEGSSIDQFSCGAVGSRIPLGTITGLGAGPEEGSCFVYDSSGTKTHVLMKHRTLLVKHMHWFGVGEEVSVCECRCSRARLPPSKFWLFEPRSAMHDIGGWYVETFGRDKKGHTVLSQRYWDGFDAGEEFDKRLHPAMYLFSLAYRTLDLEDAQRRKSMVRDAVEGQLYRILSWCKKIV